From a single Drosophila sulfurigaster albostrigata strain 15112-1811.04 chromosome 3, ASM2355843v2, whole genome shotgun sequence genomic region:
- the LOC133844056 gene encoding protein spaetzle 5 produces the protein MTKSITRLRLRLDTSSSYSGILFTYVILACTTVAFSSPPSCGLYGAPPCQFLPAPPGQTPNCARPGKTYCEHVDNYPTYLIKSLVRKWGYEAASLLVDETWEEFTSVTSVFYDPKYIFPQRDYGNGQDFNGYSYQTPFGGVPHRGSGNSLFAPHAATTESPTYLLYTSAGQRQGNQQSGGGGGGAGASAGAGASSGLYYNNGKTPYNATLWLKRLVRDLSLKQKAIQATAEQLEREIAEQELAKQLLAEHEEETKRELEKEKEKEKEEHNTRDVSLNMDLLDIVGVSDSNNSNNNNKKVQRTKRQSPTRSTLCETTSQFITPQAALNSRGNWMFVVNEENTARQMVKAELCASNTCSNLCDLPNGYNSRCEQKFVQKRLIALQGNGQNLYTDTFWFPSCCVCTIAAN, from the exons ATGACAAAGAGTATTAcacgtctccgtctccgtctcgaCACTTCTAGTAGTTATAGTGGAATTCTCTTTACCTATGTG ATATTAGCTTGTACTACAGTTGCCTTCAGCTCACCGCCATCATGCGGCTTATATGGGGCGCCGCCTTGCCAGTTTTTGCCAGCGCCTCCAGGACAAACGCCCAA CTGTGCCAGGCCCGGCAAAACCTATTGCGAGCATGTCGATAACTATCCCAC ATATCTCATCAAGAGTCTCGTACGCAAATGGGGCTATGAGGCGGCCTCTTTGCTGGTGGACGAGACCTGGGAGGAGTTCACATCGGTCACGTCCGTCTTCTATGATCCCAAGTACATATTTCCGCAGCGTGACTATGGCAATGGACAAGACTTCAATGGTTACAGCTATCAAACGCCCTTCGGAGGCGTGCCACATCGTGGCAGCGGCAACTCTCTCTTTGCCCCGCACGCTGCCACCACCGAGTCACCCAC CTATCTGCTTTACACATCCGCGGGTCAGCGTCAGGGCAATCAACAGTcgggtggaggaggaggaggagcggGAGCTTcggcaggagcaggagcatcGAGTGGATTGTATTACAACAATGGCAAGACGCCTTATAATGCCACACTCTGGCTGAAGCGTCTTGTGCGCGATCTGAGTCTCAAACAGAAGGCCATTCAGGCCACAGCCGAGCAGCTGGAGCGGGAAATCGCCGAGCAGGAGTTGGCCAAACAGCTTTTGGCTGAGCATGAGGAGGAGACGAAGCGAGAGCtcgagaaggagaaggaaaaggagaaggaggaacACAACACGCGTGATGTGTCGCTCAACATGGATCTCTTAGACATTGTGGGTgtcagcgacagcaacaacagcaacaacaataacaagaaagtTCAGCGCACCAAGCGACAGAGTCCAACGCGCTCAACGCTCTGCGAAACCACATCGCAGTTTATAACGCCACAAGCTGCGCTCAATTCACGTGGCAATTGGATGTTTGTGGTCAATGAGGAGAACACCGCCCGTCAAATGGTCAAGGCGGAGCTCTGTGC CTCAAACACATGCTCGAACCTGTGCGACTTGCCCAATGGATACAACTCCAGGTGCGAGCAGAAGTTCGTACAAAAACGTTTAATTGCGCTGCAGGGCAACGGCCAAAATCTCTACACGGACACGTTCTGGTTTCCCAGTTGTTGCGTCTGCACGATAGCCGCAAattaa